From Persicobacter psychrovividus, one genomic window encodes:
- a CDS encoding ion transporter: MSATLKRKIHEIVFEADTKAGKTFDVVLLILILLSILVVSLESVYTINKVYGVALRWIEWVLTILFTFEYILRVWLVNKARHYMLSFFGIVDLLSILPTFLSLVIVGSQSLLIFRSLRLLRIFRVFKLGRYLGEGQQLVDAMRASRAKIIVFVSAVLTVALILGTFMYLVEGAENGFTSIPRSFYWAIVTMTTVGYGDIAPQTVIGQSIATLLMVLGYGIIAVPTGIVSVEFSAKKNVAETVSTQVCQHCSKEGHDADAHYCKYCGHHLL, from the coding sequence ATGTCTGCGACATTGAAAAGAAAAATTCACGAAATAGTATTTGAAGCCGATACCAAAGCGGGAAAAACCTTCGATGTGGTCTTACTGATCCTGATTCTGCTGAGTATTTTGGTGGTCAGTTTAGAAAGTGTTTATACAATTAATAAGGTCTATGGTGTAGCCCTTCGGTGGATCGAGTGGGTTCTGACAATTCTTTTCACTTTCGAGTATATTTTGCGGGTTTGGCTTGTAAATAAAGCAAGGCATTACATGTTAAGTTTTTTCGGCATTGTTGATTTGCTTTCGATCTTGCCGACTTTTCTGAGCCTGGTTATTGTTGGTTCGCAATCTTTACTCATTTTCCGGTCTTTGCGATTGCTTCGGATTTTTCGAGTGTTTAAACTCGGAAGGTATTTAGGGGAGGGGCAACAGTTGGTTGATGCTATGCGGGCGAGCCGAGCAAAGATTATTGTGTTTGTCTCCGCTGTTTTAACGGTTGCGCTAATTTTAGGCACTTTTATGTATTTGGTGGAAGGGGCTGAAAACGGCTTTACCAGTATTCCACGCTCTTTTTATTGGGCGATTGTAACCATGACCACCGTGGGTTATGGCGACATTGCTCCCCAAACGGTCATTGGGCAAAGTATTGCGACTTTATTAATGGTGCTGGGGTATGGGATTATCGCAGTGCCCACAGGCATTGTTTCTGTGGAATTCAGTGCAAAAAAGAATGTCGCTGAAACGGTCAGTACACAGGTTTGTCAGCATTGCAGTAAAGAGGGCCATGATGCTGATGCGCATTATTGTAAATATTGCGGACATCATTTGCTATAA
- a CDS encoding GNAT family N-acetyltransferase, which translates to MFNISEEFVVRFGTIDDIDQIFDNIQRIKIEMSEQKIAQWPLDKDYPSKEMIKTDLLNSQYFILEKNKEYAGSVVLNTITTPPYSEISWNGKHFLAVHRLATVKAFRKDDAGQLLMSFAEEWALAHHQDSIRLDTYSHNRRANKFYQSCGFTQVGKISLPWMPEQYYCYEKLLSVAD; encoded by the coding sequence ATGTTTAATATTTCTGAGGAATTTGTGGTGCGGTTTGGTACAATCGATGATATTGATCAGATTTTTGATAATATTCAAAGGATAAAAATTGAAATGAGTGAGCAGAAAATTGCGCAGTGGCCGCTCGATAAGGATTACCCGAGTAAAGAAATGATCAAGACTGATTTGCTCAACAGTCAGTATTTTATATTAGAGAAAAACAAGGAATATGCGGGCTCAGTGGTTTTAAATACCATCACCACGCCCCCATATAGTGAGATTTCATGGAATGGGAAGCATTTTTTAGCCGTTCACCGTTTGGCAACTGTAAAGGCGTTCAGAAAAGATGATGCAGGTCAGTTACTGATGAGTTTTGCTGAGGAATGGGCGTTGGCTCATCATCAGGATAGTATTCGTTTGGATACCTATTCACATAACCGCAGGGCAAATAAGTTTTATCAATCCTGTGGGTTCACACAGGTCGGAAAGATCAGTCTGCCCTGGATGCCCGAGCAGTATTATTGTTATGAGAAGTTACTATCAGTGGCTGATTAA